The DNA region CGGCAAGTAGCACTaagattttctttaaattttaaaaagaaaacaagaaatcaagcaCTAAGTTTCAATGTTTTGAATAAGTAACTtacaaataagaagaaaaaaatgaagtaacaatagaaaacaatatgtATTAGCTTAGAAATATTTACGAAAATTTTTATGGTCAAAttctttgaaataattttttatatttgtcttttaCAGAGAAATAAATCTAAATAAGTATGTGATATCTGATTCTGGATTGACCAATGGTAAACGTGATCCACTTTCGCAAGTGAATCATGTCCTTTAATTCTGATTACCTTTGGTAATTGGATGATATGTGCGTTTCAGAAATACATATTTTACTTTTCAATCCAAATATACGGAGAAATTATGATAAACATCTGAATTTTTTAGATGCATTTGTCCAATCCAAAAATAGATATGTAATCAGGAGGATTTTAGAAAGaaatataagatgtttgagTAAAAGAATTTAATATAAGGGATCTAACTGTAATTTTTCCGTTTTTATTGCCAAATGATCTAAATATAAATTAGtaagataagaaaaaagattataaaaataatacaaagttGTGTGTTTGCCAAAAGGTAAAGAAGTTTCTCTATTGCTTCTTCGTCCTCcttcctttcttctccttctctcttcccACCGATAGGCACCGAACCAAAGCAACCAaggacgaagaaaaaaaaaatatataagaaacccCTCAAGAGAGAGATACGTAGAGGGAGAGATAGAAAGGTGAAAgctttattttattgttatcaAGATCACTGTATCAACAACCAACAATGCCTGCTTTGAAGAACTTGTCCGCCGCCGATGAAGAGTACGACCAACTGGGTCGGAACTCAGAAGCTGACAGATTCAATCCCGAAGCCAACGAGACAGGAGGAGATCCGGAGAAAATGGATGACAAGGACGGAAGTGGAGATGCGGAAGACGACGTGAAACGTGACCAAGTAGAagcagaggatgaagaagaagcgttagaagaaggtaaaagtttcgttttttctttttttttttgctgttgttttgtttgtcgtGTAAGGATACGTATGTGAGGTATATGAATCAAATCGATGCGTATGTGAGTATGTgagtatgtgtgtgtgtgtgtgttaacaTGGAAGTGATCGATTTCTTTAATTGGTACttgtttgaaaatttttcaGATTCTAAGGAAAGAAGTAAGTCTTATTCAGGAGGAGAGCAATCACAATCAGATTCAGAGTAACAATTCTTTTCCCTCTTGagattttctgatgattggtttcACTGTTGTATTGTATTTGATGGGTTTTAACCGGAACTAGTGgctctcttttgtttatattctttaaagtttgtgttttgttctttgatccCATTATGCATTGTTTGGTTCTTGCTTGCATGTTATAGTCACTGTCGTGTTTCTTCCCGAAATCACAAATTATTTAGCTCTCGTAGAAGAATAAATTCTCGAGTGCCTAGTTTTGATCTGTAGTAACGGTGAATATGACATTGTACAAGGTTAATCATGAGACGATTTCTCGTCCAATTGACTTGAGCTTTATGTGTTGATGAGTCTCCTCGTCTTAGCTTAACATcgtttttttcaactaaaatcGGACCTGTTGTTTTCTCTTGCAGATATGTAGATATTGATCTAGCGGATATCCGTAGGGACGTGCAATGCTCCATATGTTTAGGTGCCTGCTCTACTTCTTCCGGGACCATTATTGTGAATGTTGACTACCAACTAGGAAAATCAGGCTTCAGCTACTATCATCAACTGACATAAATAAAGTCATTATAAAAGAATCTAGTGTTGCACAAGTTTGTTGTTTAGATTGTTCTTGGGTTGTCAACTTTTCTCATGCATAGTCGTGTTTTTACATAACCATTCATTCTATATTGGATCAACTCTGTTACTGCAGTTTACTAAATTTGACTAATGCGAGTATTGGTTTTCATCTTCTAGGAATTATAAGGAAAACAAGGACTGTGATGGAATGTCTCCACCGGTTTTGCCAAGAGTGCATTGATAAGTCAATGAGATTGGGGTATGTTTTCCATTTGCATGTTTAGCATTATTTTAGGGAGCCTATTCTCGGTTATACTAACTGGCATATACATTTTCAGGAACAATGAGTGTCCTACTTGCAGGAAACATTGTGCAAGCCGACGCTCTTTAAGAGACGACCCAAACTTTGATGCTTTTATAGCAACTTTGTTCAAAGATATTGATAAATATGAGAAGGAGGTGAAGGATTAACATTTTTCCTCTTCAACTGTTTTAGACTAGGTTACTTATGAGAGATTACTGATGTATTATGCCTTTCAATTTTGTTCAGGAATTGGCTTTTAGTCAAGATGACGAGACTCGTAATAAGCAGGTCAGTAACCCGAGGCATGGCCTCATAAGAGTAACTCACTTAGGTATATCAAATGATTCTATGGTGAATAAATGATCTGTGCAtcattgttcttcttttctagATTCAAGCATCTATAGCTCGAGTATCACAACGACAGTCTTCAGcccttgcaaaaaaaaagtcttctgGTAAAGATGCAGCAGTCTTATCGAGATCCCGACGTAGTGCTAGTGGctctagaagaagaaggaactgCAGAAACATGGAACAGGATACATCAGAAgcccatgatgatgatgatcaagacaACGAAGGAGGCAAAGATTCTTCTTCAGATGAGCCTTGTGCCCCGCAGAGAAAACGGAGAAAGCGCTCTAGAACTcagccttcttcttcagctgcaaACAACAACGATAACTGCGCAGGTAATGGTACAGAGAAGGCGCATCATAGGGACAGCAGAGGAAGATCACCTGGGCTTGTGTGGAATGCGGAAATGCTTGCATGGGGAAGAGGCGGTACACGGAGTAACACGAGGCAAGGACATAATAACCACCAGGGAGCTAGTAGTAAGAGGAATGCTCGCTTGAATAGACTTGTGGAATATCTCGGGAGCTTAGAGGGTAACAGTGTCGAGGTAACAAAAGATTATGCTCTTTGTTGACCAGTGTTATGATTTATAGTTAATAACTAATGACAAATGttggtttttgaaaaacataaaaaaactgTTCTGCAGTTGGATATTACTCTTAAGCTTATCTCGCTGGATGCAAAATCTTTACCAGACTTAGTTCAGCCATATCTTCGTTGCCGACCTACTTTGCTGGTAAAACAACTCTGCGAAGTGAGTTCTCTCCCTCTGCTATTATAGTCTTGGAGTCTCCACTTGTGGGGATGAGAGGAGAAACCAAATCTGTTGCAATGACATGGATCTTGATACTTATATTATCTGAATGTTGAACAGTATGTGGCTCGCCAGATGCAATTGAAGGTTGAAGAGGTTGAATTGTTGGTGTCTAAGGAAGGGGATAAGGAAATTGGGAATCAGACCTCAACAGAGAAGATGCAAAGTCTTAAAGATGATGAGACCCTGGCAATGCTAAAAGTTGATTGCATTTCGAACCATGGAGATACGGTACTGTCATCTAACCCAAATCTAGAAATATGTATCTCGCTGTGGTGCCTTCTGAAACTttcctttgtttgattttttttttcttcttcagattgTAGTGTACCGCCAAAAGAAAATCGGATAGAAGAGGTTGGATGGAGCAAGTGTATATGATGAAGGAATTAGACTGTTATGCTCTTGCTTGGTTTCTCAGTTTCCTTTTTAGCCattgtttcatatatttttcccCCAGTTTAAATAATCTTGAGAATCAGGAGGACACATAAGACAATGATATGTACTGCTAGTCTGCTACTATTCTATACTAGTAaagtacataatatatatttggctGTTTTATGCTCTAGCTCAGTCGTCATTTTAGTCATGGaccaatttttatataataatgaaTCTTTTTTTCCATTATAATAAACTTGAGAATCAAGATGGATACATAAGACAATGTACTATATCAGTAAGTACTAAGAACACACAGGAAAAATTAGTACCGAATCAATTTACAAAGGGAATGTAGGTTCAAGCGTTCATGAACATTTCAGGCTGCTTCTGCTTCAGAATTTTTTTGCTGCAAACAACTACCTCAACTACCTCATCTGACCAGCAGATGCGCTGGTAGCTGCAGACACAGTTGGTCGAGCCATCATGGTTCTTCTCTCGGTTCTTTTAATCACTCTAAGATTgggtgattttggttttgtggtCCCCTTGTTGGACCTGTtacatgaagtttttttttatcagtagGAGGATTACAAAAACGCAAAGAGAAGATTGGTTCTATTAAATCTGTTTTTGAGTTGGAACTTACTTCTGAGGTAAGAAGGGTTTGTTGAAGTTAGGCACAGGTCTAGCATGAGGAACCATTGTCTTTCTCATTTGCTTCAGAgctctctcttcttccaccTGACACAAAATTGGCAGGTATTATCAATCTTTGACCAAGGTTTATGAGGGGTATCTATGCAAGTTAAGCGGGTATTATCAATCTTTGACCAAGGTTAAGCGGGGTATCTATGCAAGTTAAGCGGGTATTATCAATCTTTGACCAAGGTTAAGCGGGGTATCTATGCAAGTTAAGCGGGTATTATCAATCTTTGACCAAGGTTAAGCGGGGTATCTATGCAAGTTAAGCGGGTATTATCAATCTTTGACCAAGGTTTATGAGGGGTTATGCAACAAACCCTTCACGGTAATGTATACCATTTTTGCAAGTTAAGCGGGTGAATAAATAATGCATACCATTTTTGCAGCTTCACTCTCTTCACGGTATCTCTTGTACTGATTCTCCTTCTCTTTGATCTGGTTCCAAATAGAATGGACATATTCATCAATTTCAGAGGTTATTGAAAAGCATTCTTTTGTCTGCTAAAATGACTGCAAAATCTTACTTTATGATCAAAGTCTGCTCGCTCAACAGCTCGATGCTCGACATGAAGATTGAACTCCTGAATTTCTGTGAGGGGCATTCGTACTTTCTCTGGAACAGGTATTGGGTCCCTGAGGGATCAAAGCAAATTGTGAGCACTTTGAAAACGTTGATAAAGTAAGTTTCTGGGAGATAAAACAAATAGTAAAAAGGGGCTGGTCGCTTACTCTTTTATAACTGGTTGTGCTTTGAAGAGCCTCTTCTGGGCCTCTTCTCTCTccattctcttcctctcttccatTTCCCTTCGTAGTTCCTCTTCGTGCCTTACTAAACTCTCTAACTGGAACGGTTCTGGTTGTGTGCATTGCTTAGGTTCTGGTTTTGGTGGTACCTGAGAGTTGGAAAACGTTAATGTCAACACCATCCATCCCTTTCGCAATTCAAAAAATAAGAAGTTTAGGATGTGCGTGTGCATACCACTGGATAATCCGTCGTGTAAGGATAAGGGTTTGCCTTTGGAACCCTTGCCTTTTCATCTCCTATTTTTTTATGTACGAGCTCCATaaaaaatttcttctctttctcagcACCTCGTTCCTGGATTCCAAAAGTAGTTTTAGAAGAACGGTCATTAAAGATTGGTAGCAAGTCACTTTGACCTTAAAGAAGAGGTTGTTCATTGTTCACATACCTCTGTCCTAAGATTGAAGGGGTTTGGAGCAGTGTTCCTTGGTAGAGGCTTTTCATGG from Camelina sativa cultivar DH55 chromosome 3, Cs, whole genome shotgun sequence includes:
- the LOC104761156 gene encoding putative E3 ubiquitin-protein ligase RING1b; its protein translation is MPALKNLSAADEEYDQLGRNSEADRFNPEANETGGDPEKMDDKDGSGDAEDDVKRDQVEAEDEEEALEEDSKERSKSYSGGEQSQSDSEYVDIDLADIRRDVQCSICLGIIRKTRTVMECLHRFCQECIDKSMRLGNNECPTCRKHCASRRSLRDDPNFDAFIATLFKDIDKYEKEELAFSQDDETRNKQIQASIARVSQRQSSALAKKKSSGKDAAVLSRSRRSASGSRRRRNCRNMEQDTSEAHDDDDQDNEGGKDSSSDEPCAPQRKRRKRSRTQPSSSAANNNDNCAGNGTEKAHHRDSRGRSPGLVWNAEMLAWGRGGTRSNTRQGHNNHQGASSKRNARLNRLVEYLGSLEGNSVELDITLKLISLDAKSLPDLVQPYLRCRPTLLVKQLCEYVARQMQLKVEEVELLVSKEGDKEIGNQTSTEKMQSLKDDETLAMLKVDCISNHGDTIVVYRQKKIG